One segment of Kogia breviceps isolate mKogBre1 chromosome 14, mKogBre1 haplotype 1, whole genome shotgun sequence DNA contains the following:
- the ANKS4B gene encoding ankyrin repeat and SAM domain-containing protein 4B codes for MSTRYHQAASDSYLELLKEATKRDLNLSDEDGMTPTLLAAYHGNLEALEIICSRGGDPDRCDIWGNTPLHYAASNGHAHCVSFLINFGANIFALDNDLQSPLDAAASREQNECVGLLDKAATAQNIMNPKKVTRLKEQAQKNARRQIKECERLQEKHQNKMARTYNKEESGTLSSSKGTFSRSPLSNVSASNTFGSLSKGIKDTFKIKFKKNKDTAEPLGKERTSGQKNVMEVFREEEEEEEEGHFSGDFKEKLQFSVKADSCVQHESILNRPGLGNVVFRRNRILSPEDISDSKRELGFKMPSELLQRQGGAEADEEGVENNHEDNLPWDENAVEWEEDVVDATPLEVFLQSHYLEEFLPIFMREQIDLEALLLCSDEDLQSIQMQLGPRKKVLHAINRRKQVLQQPGQLVDTSL; via the exons ATGTCCACTCGCTACCACCAAGCTGCTAGTGATAGCTACCTGGAACTTCTGAAAGAGGCTACCAAGAGAGATCTGAATCTTTCTGATGAAGATGGCATGACTCCCACACTCCTGGCAGCCTACCATGGGAACTTGGAAGCCCTAGAAATAATCTGCAGCAGAGG AGGAGATCCTGATAGATGTGACATCTGGGGAAATACTCCTTTACATTATGCAGCCTCCAATGGTCATGCCCACTGTGTCTCGTTTCTGATCAACTTTGGTGCCAACATCTTTGCCCTGGACAACGATTTACAGTCTCCACTGGATGCTGCTGCCAGCAGAGAACAGAATGAATGTGTTGGTCTCTTGGATAAGGCTGCCACTGCCCAGAACATCATGAACCCCAAGAAGGTCACCAGGCTGAAGGAGCAGGCTCAGAAGAATGCCAGGAGGCAGATCAAAGAGTGTGAGAGGCTCCAGGAGAAGCACCAAAATAAGATGGCCCGCACCTACAACAAGGAGGAATCTGGGACTCTTTCTTCTTCCAAGGGCACTTTCTCCAGGTCACCCCTTTCAAATGTTTCTGCTTCCAACACATTTGGGTCACTGTCTAAGGGCATTAAAGACACctttaaaataaagttcaagAAGAACAAAGATACAGCAGAGCCGTTAGGGAAGGAGAGAACAAGTGGGCAGAAGAACGTGATGGAAGTgttcagagaggaggaggaggaggaggaggaaggtcaCTTCTCAGGGGACTTCAAAGAGAAGCTCCAGTTCTCAGTAAAGGCAGACAGTTGTGTGCAACACGAATCCATTCTCAACCGTCCAGGTCTAGGAAATGTTGTTTTTAGAAGGAACAGAATATTGAGCCCTGAAGACATCTCAGACAGCAAGAGGGAGTTGGGGTTCAAAATGCCCAGTGAATTGCTTCAGAGACAAGGAGGAGCTGAGGCTGATGAAGAGGGAGTGGAAAACAACCATGAAGACAATCTGCCTTGGGATGAGAACGCAGTGGAATGGGAGGAAGATGTGGTTGATGCTACCCCCCTGGAAGTGTTCCTGCAGTCCCACTACCTGGAAGAATTCCTTCCTATTTTCATGAGAGAGCAGATTGATCTGGAAGCTCTGCTGCTTTGCTCTGATGAGGACCTTCAGAGCATACAAATGCAGCTGGGTCCCAGGAAGAAAGTCCTTCATGCCATAAACAGAAGGAAGCAGGTGCTACAACAGCCTGGGCAGTTGGTCGACACCAGCCTTTGA